Part of the Streptomyces sp. f51 genome is shown below.
GATCCCCGCCTGACCGACTGGCTGCGCGCCCACGGCCCGCGCGCCGAGCGCCTGGTCTCGGTGTGCACCGGCGCCGCCCTGCTCGCGGCGGCGGGCCTGCTCGACGGCCGTCGCGCGACCACCCACTGGGCCTACTGCGACCGGCTCGCCCGCGACCATCCGGCGGTCACGGTCGAGCCCGATCCCATCTTCGTCCGCGACGGGAACGTGTCCACCTCGGCGGGTGTCACCTCCGGCATCGACCTGGCCCTCGCCCTCGTGGAGGAGGACCTGGGCCGTGAGGCCGCACTGACCGTCGCCCGGCATCTCGTCGTCTTCCTGCGGCGACCTGGCAACCAGGCCCAGTTCAGCGCCCAGCTCGCCGCCCAGACCGCGGCACGCGAACCGCTGAGGGAGGTCCAGCAGTGGATCTCCGAGCATCCGGGCGAGGATCTGAGCGTCGAGTCGCTCGCGGTCCGCGCCCGTCTCTCGCCGCGCCATTTCGCCCGTGCCTTCCGGACGGAGACGGGCACGACGCCCGGCCGGTACGTGGAGCAGGTGCGGCTCGAACACGCGCGCCGTCTCCTGGAGGACACCGCCGACGGGGTCGAGGAGGTCTCACGGGCCTGCGGTTACGGCACGCCCGAGGCCATGCGCCGCGCGTTCGTGAAGCTCCTCGGCTCGGCACCGGCCGAATACCGGCGCCGCTTCAGACCGGCCCCCACCGGCTGACGGCTCCATCGGCTGACGGCCCCACCGGCCGACAGCCCCCATACCGGCTGACGGCCCCTATCGGCTGACGGCCCCACCGGCCGACGGCCCCCATACCAGCTGACGGCCCCTACCGGCCGACGGCCCCCGACGGCACCGGCCGACGGTCCCACCGCGCCCGACCGCCCCGGCCGGCGGCCCCCGTCGCCTGACGGCCCGGCCGCTCCGCCCGGGGCGACCAGCCCGCCGCCCGGCGTCCACCCGGACGCCCGCGGTCCACCCCTTCGACGTAAGGACCCCGATGCAGATCGCCATCGTCCTCTACGACCGCTTCACCGCCCTGGACGCCGTCGGCCCCTACGAGACCCTCGGCAGGCTCCCGGACGCGGACACCGTCTTCGTCGCCGAGCGCACGGGGCCGGTCCGTTCCGACACCGGCCGGCTCGCCCTGACAGCGGACAAGAGCCTCGCGCAGGTGCCGCACCCGGACATCGTGGTCGTCCCGGGAGGGCCGGGCCAGAGCGACCAGATGGACAACCCGGTGCTCCTCGACTGGCTGCGGGCCGCCGATTCCACCAGTCTCTGGACGACCTCGGTGTGCACCGGCTCGCTGCTGCTCGCGGCCGCGGGGCTCCTGGACGGCCGCCGGGCCACCTCCCACTGGCTGGCCCTCGACGAACTCAAGCGCTTCGGCGCCGAGCCCACGGGGGAGCGGGTCGTGTTCGACGGCCCGTACGTCACCTCGGCCGGTGTCTCCTCGGGCATCGACATGGGGCTCGCCCTGCTCG
Proteins encoded:
- a CDS encoding GlxA family transcriptional regulator; the protein is MRTVLIVLFDGVQSLDVTGPLEVFAGAGTYRSGSYEIRTASLDGGPVRSSSGLVMVPDRPLAGTPPPHTLLVPGGSGTRRPDPRLTDWLRAHGPRAERLVSVCTGAALLAAAGLLDGRRATTHWAYCDRLARDHPAVTVEPDPIFVRDGNVSTSAGVTSGIDLALALVEEDLGREAALTVARHLVVFLRRPGNQAQFSAQLAAQTAAREPLREVQQWISEHPGEDLSVESLAVRARLSPRHFARAFRTETGTTPGRYVEQVRLEHARRLLEDTADGVEEVSRACGYGTPEAMRRAFVKLLGSAPAEYRRRFRPAPTG
- a CDS encoding DJ-1/PfpI family protein produces the protein MQIAIVLYDRFTALDAVGPYETLGRLPDADTVFVAERTGPVRSDTGRLALTADKSLAQVPHPDIVVVPGGPGQSDQMDNPVLLDWLRAADSTSLWTTSVCTGSLLLAAAGLLDGRRATSHWLALDELKRFGAEPTGERVVFDGPYVTSAGVSSGIDMGLALLGRIAGDEHAQAVQLLTEYDPQPPYDAGSPEKAPAHLVEKFRSGSRFPLT